Proteins encoded within one genomic window of Fibrobacter sp. UWB16:
- a CDS encoding RND family transporter, with protein sequence MKVEKFNKFFGKVGQAQIRNRWKILAGLLIVTVICCLGLSNFSLALGEEGWFGNSDEITINTKKYEETFGNLNGIGVLVVKQGEGDVFSEDMLKVIEKIGNRMRDEIPFADRLTSIVEVDIPVGNDEGFSIVKPYENGIPSDSAGLAKARDLVMRGSEKTNALINSLVSDDGKETWISLSLHPFKGKELEEKYGGDNTEVSTDIGYKLMNIIESEEFQNKGFKLYGGGMPYDSANEDRYEVPEYGVRVLCSIVVMLLFLAICLRNVFGVIVPAVATISAIATVFGAMSFFGEKADSALVTLPVVLGMALAVGYSVHYIKMFKLHFRRTGKRKESAIKCVEECGWPVLFTVLTTMASFISFLFVNMKPLEWMGKTSAFIVLAIYIYVTVLIPILLSFGKDRAPRATQVNGATKLDLSFSRWSKFVHNRKKSFIVISALVIAAFIPGMFKITAQLDYLTITGDKMPYIQEVKKMLAQKLGNQYSYTVMISYDEEGAFKKPENMKALVQLEDYLGSLSLTKWSGGKARVTSATSILKEMNRALNEGKDSMYTVPEDEYVLAQLMELSSIEMHNDFSDVMDDDFKTTVVSVDMTQFATEEALANMNALKSKLAELFPSAKCTLLGDMIRYSEMSNRIVFGGLKSFGFSLVIIAIMLIFAFSSLKLGLIGMIPNVAPVILVGGVMGYFNYALDFSTITVMPMILGIAVDDTIHLTTHLKMKHEQMGSSEKAMEATFREIGATMFLTTVILCSMFSVYLFSPMHFLAVLGVLIIVGLSSALIADYTITPALLHVAKPFGKEKEEV encoded by the coding sequence ATGAAAGTCGAAAAATTCAACAAATTTTTCGGCAAGGTCGGACAGGCGCAAATTCGCAACCGCTGGAAGATTCTTGCCGGATTGCTTATTGTCACGGTCATTTGCTGTTTAGGCTTGAGCAATTTTTCGCTAGCGCTTGGCGAAGAAGGCTGGTTCGGCAACTCCGATGAAATAACCATCAACACTAAAAAATACGAAGAAACCTTCGGAAACCTGAACGGGATTGGCGTCCTTGTCGTAAAGCAAGGCGAAGGCGATGTCTTTAGCGAAGACATGCTGAAAGTCATCGAAAAAATCGGCAACCGCATGCGTGATGAAATTCCGTTTGCAGACCGATTGACCTCCATCGTCGAAGTCGATATTCCTGTCGGCAATGACGAAGGATTTTCGATTGTAAAGCCCTATGAAAACGGTATTCCTTCAGATTCCGCGGGGCTTGCAAAAGCACGTGATCTCGTGATGCGCGGGAGCGAAAAGACGAATGCGCTCATCAATTCGCTTGTCAGCGATGATGGCAAAGAAACGTGGATTTCCCTTTCGCTCCATCCGTTCAAAGGAAAAGAGCTCGAAGAAAAGTACGGTGGGGACAACACCGAAGTTTCAACAGACATCGGCTACAAGCTGATGAACATCATCGAAAGCGAAGAATTCCAGAACAAAGGATTCAAGCTTTACGGTGGTGGCATGCCTTACGACAGCGCTAACGAAGACCGTTATGAAGTTCCCGAATACGGTGTAAGAGTCCTCTGCAGCATTGTCGTGATGCTCTTGTTCTTGGCGATTTGCCTGCGCAACGTATTTGGCGTGATTGTTCCGGCTGTGGCAACGATCAGCGCAATCGCCACAGTTTTTGGAGCGATGTCGTTTTTTGGAGAAAAAGCAGACTCCGCTCTTGTGACTTTACCGGTTGTCCTTGGCATGGCACTTGCAGTTGGCTATTCCGTACACTACATCAAGATGTTCAAGTTGCATTTTAGACGCACGGGCAAACGCAAGGAATCCGCCATCAAGTGCGTCGAAGAATGCGGATGGCCGGTGCTGTTCACAGTTCTTACAACCATGGCTTCGTTTATCAGCTTCCTGTTTGTGAACATGAAGCCCCTCGAATGGATGGGCAAAACATCAGCCTTTATCGTGCTCGCAATTTACATCTATGTTACCGTGCTCATCCCGATTCTGCTTTCGTTCGGTAAGGACCGCGCGCCCAGAGCTACTCAAGTTAACGGCGCCACAAAACTGGATCTGTCTTTTTCGAGATGGTCTAAGTTTGTCCACAACAGAAAGAAATCGTTCATTGTCATTAGCGCATTGGTTATTGCCGCATTCATTCCGGGGATGTTCAAAATCACGGCACAGCTCGATTACCTGACCATCACGGGCGACAAGATGCCATACATTCAAGAAGTCAAAAAAATGTTGGCACAAAAACTCGGCAATCAGTACAGCTACACTGTCATGATTTCTTACGACGAAGAAGGCGCTTTCAAGAAGCCCGAAAACATGAAAGCGCTTGTGCAGCTTGAAGATTATCTCGGCTCACTTTCGCTCACCAAATGGTCGGGCGGAAAGGCTCGCGTTACCTCAGCGACAAGCATCTTGAAGGAAATGAACCGCGCCCTCAACGAGGGTAAAGATTCGATGTACACCGTTCCCGAAGACGAATACGTACTTGCACAGCTGATGGAACTTTCATCGATTGAAATGCATAACGACTTCAGCGATGTCATGGATGACGATTTCAAGACAACCGTTGTCAGCGTGGACATGACGCAGTTTGCAACAGAAGAAGCCCTCGCCAACATGAATGCTTTGAAATCAAAGCTCGCCGAACTTTTCCCAAGCGCAAAATGCACCTTGCTCGGCGACATGATTCGCTATTCCGAGATGAGCAACCGCATTGTCTTTGGCGGTCTGAAATCCTTCGGATTCTCGCTTGTCATCATCGCCATCATGCTCATTTTCGCATTCTCTAGCCTTAAGCTCGGTCTTATCGGCATGATCCCGAACGTAGCTCCGGTCATTCTCGTGGGTGGTGTCATGGGATATTTCAATTACGCCCTTGACTTCAGCACCATCACCGTGATGCCCATGATTTTAGGTATTGCCGTTGACGACACCATCCATTTGACGACACACCTGAAAATGAAACATGAACAAATGGGTTCTAGCGAAAAGGCCATGGAAGCGACCTTCCGCGAAATTGGCGCAACGATGTTCCTGACGACCGTTATTCTGTGTTCCATGTTCAGCGTTTATCTGTTCAGCCCCATGCATTTCTTGGCGGTTCTTGGTGTACTCATTATCGTCGGTCTTTCAAGCGCATTGATTGCCGACTACACGATTACCCCAGCCCTTTTACATGTGGCAAAACCCTTTGGCAAAGAAAAGGAGGAAGTATGA
- the lspA gene encoding signal peptidase II translates to MENNSKFYNKWPFHVAVIVFSIISDQLTKLWAVARFTDEAGNFTYEKISVIGELVRFQLVYNKGAAFSSRPQDLMPFLPPWLFFLLISIVAAFALAWFYKSIDKRDYLSRLGVVMILGGAVGNFIDRMRMQMVVDFIDCDFPDFIMTRFPTFNVADSFVTVGVALVILSPVILRKLHKQIKEEKDAAEKK, encoded by the coding sequence ATGGAGAATAATTCGAAGTTTTATAATAAGTGGCCGTTCCATGTGGCGGTGATTGTTTTTAGCATTATTTCTGACCAGTTGACGAAGCTGTGGGCGGTGGCGCGTTTTACGGACGAAGCAGGGAATTTTACGTACGAGAAAATTTCTGTGATTGGTGAACTTGTGCGCTTCCAGCTTGTGTACAACAAGGGCGCTGCGTTCAGTAGCCGTCCGCAAGACTTGATGCCGTTCTTGCCGCCTTGGCTGTTCTTTTTGCTGATTTCGATTGTCGCCGCTTTTGCACTTGCTTGGTTCTATAAGTCCATCGACAAGCGCGATTACTTGAGCCGCTTGGGCGTCGTGATGATTCTCGGCGGTGCTGTCGGAAACTTCATTGACCGCATGCGCATGCAGATGGTTGTGGACTTTATCGACTGCGATTTCCCGGACTTTATCATGACCCGATTCCCAACGTTTAACGTGGCGGACTCGTTCGTGACCGTCGGCGTTGCATTGGTGATTTTGTCTCCCGTGATTTTACGTAAGTTGCATAAGCAAATTAAGGAAGAAAAAGACGCTGCTGAAAAAAAATAA
- a CDS encoding diaminopimelate dehydrogenase has protein sequence MAKIAILGYGNLGRGVECAVKQAPDMELVAVFTRRDPSTVKIQTAGVPVLNVSEMEAWKDKVDVLIICGGSATDLPVLTPKYASMFNVIDSFDTHAKIPQHFAAVDAAAKGANKIAMISVGWDPGMFSLNRVYAQSILPEGKDYTFWGKGVSQGHSDAVRRIKGVKNAKQYTCPVESALEAVRSGSMPELTTRQKHTRLVYVVAEDGADKAYIENAIKTMPNYFDEYDTTVNFISEEEFNKNHSGLAHGGFVIRTGKTGMNKEHTHVIEYSLKLDSNPEFTTSVLVAYARAALRMKANGQTGCKTVLDVPPAYLSTLSDEDLRAHCL, from the coding sequence ATGGCAAAGATTGCTATTCTCGGTTACGGTAACCTCGGTCGCGGTGTGGAATGCGCTGTGAAGCAGGCTCCGGATATGGAACTTGTCGCCGTTTTCACTCGTCGCGATCCGTCGACGGTCAAGATCCAGACGGCTGGCGTTCCGGTGTTGAACGTCTCTGAAATGGAAGCATGGAAGGACAAGGTTGACGTGCTCATCATCTGCGGTGGCTCTGCTACGGACCTGCCGGTGCTCACTCCGAAGTACGCTTCCATGTTCAACGTGATCGACTCTTTCGACACGCATGCCAAGATTCCGCAGCACTTCGCTGCTGTTGACGCTGCTGCCAAGGGCGCAAACAAGATTGCTATGATCTCTGTCGGTTGGGACCCGGGTATGTTCAGCCTGAACCGCGTGTACGCTCAGTCCATCCTTCCGGAAGGCAAGGACTACACGTTCTGGGGCAAGGGTGTTTCTCAGGGCCACAGCGACGCTGTCCGCCGCATCAAGGGTGTGAAGAACGCCAAGCAGTACACCTGCCCAGTGGAATCTGCTCTCGAAGCTGTGCGTAGCGGTTCCATGCCGGAACTCACCACTCGCCAGAAGCACACTCGTCTCGTTTACGTGGTTGCCGAAGATGGTGCTGACAAGGCCTACATCGAAAACGCCATCAAGACGATGCCGAACTACTTCGATGAATACGACACTACGGTCAACTTCATCAGCGAAGAAGAATTCAACAAGAACCACAGCGGTCTCGCTCATGGTGGTTTCGTGATCCGTACCGGCAAGACTGGCATGAACAAGGAACACACTCACGTGATCGAATACAGCCTCAAGCTCGATTCCAACCCGGAATTCACGACTAGCGTTCTTGTGGCTTACGCTCGTGCCGCTCTCCGTATGAAGGCTAATGGCCAGACTGGTTGCAAGACTGTTCTCGACGTTCCGCCTGCATACCTCAGCACGCTTAGCGACGAAGACCTCCGCGCACACTGCTTGTAA
- a CDS encoding squalene/phytoene synthase family protein translates to MIDKLDSLDVGEKVLEGKAAWKYAEDILQLVSRTFALNIQVLRGKLHRSILLAYLYLRIADTVEDDPDMIATEKDRVLALFADVFKTGELETEKIRTFVAALPESWHGSEDPNKDLCSKSEVVVPLLKSLPKNYQKPVCDVVIEMCGGMAKFALRQEAALSAGWFTLANVGELDEYCYYVAGIVGKLLTKLFSADTCFINAEREAELSKLDVSFGLALQVVNIVKDCVEDSGRRVCFIPEEICKRHGFAHPSELFAAGADAQKCGAVLSELVEKAWHHLDDAIAYTKLIPNIKMRTRLFCLWPLFMAAENLSLIGNGVSVFTSDKKVKITRDTVKRIVKETSMHFYSDKWIDEAYAKIKRNI, encoded by the coding sequence ATGATTGATAAATTGGATTCTTTAGATGTGGGCGAGAAGGTGCTCGAAGGCAAGGCGGCGTGGAAGTATGCCGAAGATATCTTGCAGTTGGTGTCGCGTACGTTTGCGCTGAACATCCAGGTTTTGCGTGGCAAGTTGCACCGCAGTATTTTGCTCGCGTACCTTTATTTGCGCATTGCCGATACTGTTGAAGATGACCCGGACATGATAGCGACCGAAAAGGACCGCGTGCTTGCGCTGTTTGCTGATGTGTTCAAGACGGGCGAACTTGAGACCGAGAAAATTCGCACGTTCGTAGCTGCGCTCCCTGAATCTTGGCATGGCTCTGAAGACCCGAACAAGGATCTTTGCTCGAAGTCCGAAGTCGTGGTGCCGCTTTTGAAGTCGCTTCCTAAGAACTACCAGAAGCCGGTTTGCGACGTGGTGATTGAAATGTGCGGTGGCATGGCGAAGTTTGCGCTCCGTCAGGAAGCGGCGCTTTCAGCGGGCTGGTTCACGCTTGCGAACGTGGGCGAACTCGATGAATACTGCTACTATGTGGCAGGCATTGTCGGGAAGCTCTTGACGAAGCTTTTCTCGGCGGACACGTGCTTTATCAATGCTGAACGCGAGGCGGAACTTTCGAAGCTGGACGTGAGCTTTGGGCTTGCCTTGCAGGTCGTGAACATCGTGAAGGATTGCGTTGAGGATTCTGGACGCCGCGTGTGCTTTATCCCTGAAGAGATTTGCAAGCGTCATGGCTTTGCTCACCCGAGTGAACTTTTTGCCGCAGGAGCTGATGCTCAAAAATGCGGCGCGGTGCTTTCGGAACTTGTCGAAAAGGCTTGGCATCATTTGGACGATGCGATTGCCTACACGAAGCTCATCCCGAACATCAAGATGCGCACGAGGCTCTTCTGCCTCTGGCCGCTCTTTATGGCGGCGGAGAACTTGAGCTTGATCGGGAATGGCGTGTCGGTGTTCACGTCGGACAAGAAAGTAAAGATAACGCGCGATACCGTTAAGCGAATCGTGAAGGAAACATCGATGCACTTCTATTCGGACAAGTGGATTGATGAGGCGTACGCGAAAATTAAGAGGAACATTTAG
- a CDS encoding RluA family pseudouridine synthase: MNYIVEEKHNGERIDKFLVGVMENVSRTDVQKLIEAGEVKVGGGKVSKNFRVETGMAVVVEKMIEKESSTLEPEDIPLNIVYEDDDIVVINKPRNLVVHPGNGVSKGTLAAALLYHFKENLSTVNGPLRPGIVHRLDKDTPGLMVVAKNDAAHRHLAHQLETRTLHRTYNALVWGCPRDLEGTIDAPIGRNPKNRLKMAVVKGGKESRTHYVAKQFFAIATLLELQLESGRTHQIRVHSRYTGHPVVGDPLYDGRDESLNRVPPLMKPVAEKVLEIAPAQLLQAVKIELIHPRTNKKLTFKVPMEEPFANVLKLLKKECPASAPVYDEEEGFRDFDAQIRFDEDDEFDEYAEPLEISPDEAAPVKERKTRAQRLAEKKATAAKRRAVAAERKLIKQMKAARRKGIAPEDFVEPGYEPTIDPELLE, encoded by the coding sequence ATGAATTATATCGTAGAAGAAAAGCATAATGGTGAACGTATCGACAAGTTCCTTGTCGGCGTTATGGAAAATGTCTCCCGCACAGACGTGCAGAAGCTGATTGAAGCGGGCGAAGTCAAGGTCGGCGGTGGCAAAGTCTCCAAGAACTTCCGCGTAGAAACGGGGATGGCGGTTGTCGTTGAAAAGATGATTGAGAAGGAATCTTCGACGCTTGAACCCGAAGATATTCCGCTGAACATCGTTTACGAAGATGATGATATCGTGGTCATCAACAAGCCGCGCAATTTGGTGGTGCATCCGGGTAATGGCGTGAGTAAGGGAACGCTTGCCGCTGCACTCCTGTACCACTTCAAGGAAAATCTTTCGACAGTGAATGGACCGCTCCGTCCGGGTATTGTCCACCGTTTGGATAAGGATACGCCGGGGCTTATGGTGGTCGCCAAGAACGATGCCGCTCATAGGCATTTGGCGCACCAGCTTGAAACGCGCACTCTCCACCGCACGTACAATGCGCTTGTGTGGGGGTGCCCGCGTGATCTCGAAGGAACGATTGACGCTCCGATTGGTCGTAACCCGAAGAACCGTCTCAAGATGGCGGTGGTGAAGGGCGGTAAGGAAAGCCGTACGCATTACGTTGCCAAGCAGTTCTTTGCGATTGCGACGCTTTTGGAATTGCAGTTGGAATCTGGCCGTACGCACCAGATTCGCGTGCATAGCCGTTACACGGGCCATCCGGTTGTAGGCGATCCGCTTTATGATGGTCGCGACGAAAGCTTGAATCGTGTGCCGCCTCTGATGAAGCCTGTGGCCGAGAAGGTTCTTGAAATTGCTCCGGCGCAGCTTTTGCAGGCCGTGAAGATTGAACTCATTCATCCGCGTACGAACAAGAAGCTTACGTTCAAAGTTCCGATGGAAGAGCCGTTTGCAAATGTGCTCAAGCTCTTGAAAAAGGAATGCCCGGCATCGGCGCCTGTGTATGACGAAGAAGAAGGCTTCCGCGATTTCGATGCGCAGATTCGCTTTGACGAAGATGATGAATTTGACGAATACGCAGAACCGCTGGAAATCTCGCCGGATGAAGCCGCTCCTGTGAAGGAACGCAAGACGCGTGCTCAGCGCCTCGCCGAGAAGAAGGCGACTGCCGCCAAGCGCCGTGCCGTTGCTGCCGAACGCAAGCTCATCAAGCAGATGAAGGCCGCTCGCCGCAAGGGAATCGCTCCGGAAGACTTTGTGGAACCAGGTTACGAACCCACAATCGATCCGGAGCTGCTTGAGTAG
- the dnaA gene encoding chromosomal replication initiator protein DnaA has translation MQVEWERCLNYLHGMLSDTVFKTYFAQTKLVSQTPGHAIIAVPPGLDVKVYAAYKDLIRLAWKDVSHDDAPVEFEFQPQDVYQPQVSSSDNSFREFIKPSVPLSGSFRFENFVPGDKAQLAFNAALAVARNPDGTQYNPLFIYGSSGLGKTHLLQSIGNYILEEDPTKRVIYLTSEDFSQQYMKCLQEKRITEMSDFYRNEVDILLIDDIQNWTGKYETQNEFFLIFNALHQAGKQIVLTSDAPAAEVKNLSDRLVSRFSWGLTVDIQPPDVETREAILHKKAEERHLEISDEVIRYLAENIASNVRCLESAIIKLTLQSSLMSHDIDMNIAQKVVTEIAPTLRRRVSLDAVLHAVSQHYEVPETKLIEPGRGTKEISKARQVAMFLMRELSPISLQSIGSRFGGKDHSTVVHAIKSVKKEMETDPSFARLIESLKNTIHD, from the coding sequence ATGCAGGTTGAATGGGAAAGATGCTTGAACTACCTCCACGGAATGCTGTCGGATACGGTATTCAAGACATATTTTGCACAGACCAAGCTTGTAAGCCAAACCCCAGGACACGCCATTATCGCAGTGCCCCCCGGACTTGACGTCAAAGTCTATGCCGCTTACAAGGACCTGATCCGCCTCGCCTGGAAAGACGTCTCCCACGATGATGCTCCGGTAGAATTTGAATTCCAGCCGCAAGACGTTTACCAGCCGCAAGTCAGCTCTTCTGACAACTCTTTCCGCGAATTTATCAAGCCGAGCGTTCCGCTTTCTGGCAGCTTCCGTTTCGAAAACTTCGTCCCGGGTGACAAGGCCCAGCTCGCCTTCAACGCCGCCCTCGCCGTCGCCAGAAATCCGGATGGAACGCAGTACAACCCGCTATTTATTTATGGTTCTTCCGGTCTTGGCAAGACGCACTTGCTCCAGTCCATCGGTAACTACATTCTCGAAGAAGACCCGACCAAGCGTGTGATTTACCTCACATCCGAAGACTTCTCGCAGCAGTACATGAAATGCCTGCAAGAAAAGCGCATCACCGAAATGTCGGACTTCTACCGCAACGAAGTAGACATTCTCTTGATCGATGACATCCAGAACTGGACAGGCAAGTACGAAACGCAAAACGAATTTTTCTTGATCTTTAACGCATTGCACCAGGCAGGCAAGCAGATTGTGCTTACGTCTGACGCTCCCGCTGCCGAAGTCAAGAACCTCTCCGACCGCCTCGTGAGCCGCTTCTCCTGGGGCTTAACTGTTGACATCCAGCCGCCTGACGTAGAAACCCGCGAAGCCATCCTTCACAAGAAGGCCGAAGAACGCCATCTCGAAATCAGCGACGAAGTCATCCGTTACCTTGCTGAAAATATTGCAAGCAACGTGCGTTGCCTCGAAAGCGCCATCATCAAGCTCACGCTCCAATCGAGCCTCATGAGCCACGACATCGACATGAACATCGCACAGAAGGTCGTCACCGAAATCGCCCCGACGCTCCGTCGCCGCGTAAGCCTTGACGCCGTGCTCCATGCCGTATCGCAGCATTACGAAGTTCCCGAAACCAAGCTCATCGAACCGGGCCGCGGCACCAAGGAAATCTCGAAGGCTCGCCAAGTCGCCATGTTCCTCATGCGCGAACTCTCCCCCATCAGCTTGCAGAGCATCGGCTCCCGTTTTGGTGGTAAGGACCACTCCACCGTCGTGCACGCCATCAAGAGCGTCAAGAAAGAAATGGAAACCGACCCGAGCTTTGCCCGCTTGATCGAAAGCCTCAAGAATACCATTCACGATTAA
- the murC gene encoding UDP-N-acetylmuramate--L-alanine ligase, translated as MTNSYFFIGVAGVGMSAIAQYLVGKGVAVSGSDRQFGEFLNGKAEKPLVMSQLEDCGIKCFAQDGSGVVEGLTAVVVSTAIEDTNPDLKRAKELGVPVMHRSEMLAKISKEARTIAVSGTSGKSTVTAMIYHILDYAGLQPSVMTGAGLVNLQAQGKIGNAVSGKGEWLVAEVDESDGTLVRYEPEIGVILNIDKDHKEISELEQIFLKFSQNVLSAGHILIVNDAHPLAKKFSAGREFDFGYESYVSVQGIDFKSVGTHIQFRVRHGNELVKFEIPLPGKHNMENALAATAAALRAGVSLHTCADALSTFPGVFRRHQILGTFNGITLVDDFAHNPAKIAASIKSAQDFTEGRVIAWFQPHGFGPTRFLRKDLVDFIAKTLRPMDMDFDRKNDVMFFSEIYYAGGTVTRDISAGDLADDLILKGCEAIYIADRNECAKKMLEYAEPGDTILLMGARDPSLQEFARSVKQLLENR; from the coding sequence ATGACTAATTCTTACTTCTTTATCGGTGTTGCTGGCGTGGGCATGAGTGCCATCGCGCAGTATTTGGTGGGCAAGGGCGTTGCTGTGAGCGGTAGCGACCGCCAGTTCGGCGAGTTCCTGAACGGGAAAGCCGAGAAGCCACTTGTCATGAGCCAACTCGAAGATTGCGGAATCAAGTGCTTTGCGCAGGATGGTTCCGGCGTTGTCGAAGGTCTTACCGCAGTCGTGGTGAGCACCGCTATCGAAGATACGAATCCCGATTTGAAGCGAGCCAAGGAACTTGGCGTTCCGGTGATGCACCGCAGTGAAATGCTCGCAAAGATTTCCAAGGAAGCGCGCACGATTGCTGTCTCAGGCACGAGCGGAAAATCGACCGTGACCGCGATGATTTACCACATTCTCGACTACGCAGGACTCCAGCCGTCTGTGATGACGGGGGCTGGTCTTGTGAATTTGCAGGCTCAGGGCAAGATTGGTAACGCCGTGAGTGGCAAGGGCGAATGGCTCGTTGCCGAAGTCGATGAAAGCGATGGAACGCTTGTTCGCTATGAACCGGAAATCGGCGTCATTTTGAACATCGACAAAGACCACAAGGAAATCTCCGAGCTCGAACAAATTTTCTTGAAGTTCAGCCAGAACGTCTTGAGCGCAGGTCACATTCTGATTGTGAACGATGCGCATCCGCTTGCAAAGAAGTTTAGCGCCGGTCGCGAATTTGACTTTGGCTATGAAAGCTATGTGAGCGTCCAGGGAATTGATTTCAAGTCGGTCGGGACTCACATCCAGTTCCGCGTGCGCCATGGCAATGAACTTGTGAAGTTCGAAATTCCGCTGCCAGGCAAGCACAATATGGAAAATGCTTTGGCTGCCACTGCCGCCGCACTTCGCGCGGGCGTTTCGCTCCACACATGTGCCGATGCGCTTTCGACGTTCCCGGGCGTGTTCCGCCGTCACCAGATTCTCGGAACGTTTAACGGCATTACGCTTGTCGATGACTTTGCTCACAATCCGGCAAAAATTGCTGCAAGCATCAAGAGTGCTCAGGACTTTACCGAAGGCCGCGTGATTGCTTGGTTCCAGCCGCATGGCTTTGGCCCCACGCGATTCTTGCGCAAGGACTTGGTGGACTTTATCGCCAAAACGCTCCGCCCGATGGACATGGATTTTGACCGCAAGAACGATGTAATGTTCTTCAGTGAAATCTATTACGCTGGCGGAACCGTGACGCGAGACATCAGTGCAGGTGACCTTGCAGATGACTTGATTCTCAAGGGTTGTGAGGCTATTTACATTGCTGACCGCAACGAGTGCGCCAAGAAAATGCTAGAATATGCAGAACCAGGCGACACGATTTTGCTGATGGGCGCAAGAGATCCGAGCTTGCAAGAGTTCGCTCGCTCGGTAAAGCAACTTTTGGAAAATCGTTAA
- a CDS encoding outer membrane lipoprotein-sorting protein, whose product MKNHFLSALSAGFLLFTTCFAQSANEIAKKVHDLPSGKTSSGLVSVTLIDKNGKTRNRELVSYTMKDGTTDKTVLMFKTPRDVAGISYLTYDYPDKADGSTVDSDSWIYIPAMKKVRRVSGSNKDDDFQGTDFTYDDLGTRSLSKDNFALLGEEKVNGIDCWILEAKAKDPKAKVSRRVTWVNKKTFVVQKGEYFDKQNRLQKTLTADDIKQVNGYWTTLKQTMTNVQTNHKTIYEVKNLKYDEKVNESYFTVSALEREQIK is encoded by the coding sequence ATGAAAAATCATTTTTTGAGTGCTCTTAGCGCTGGTTTTCTGCTTTTCACAACATGTTTCGCACAGTCTGCAAATGAAATTGCCAAAAAAGTCCACGACTTGCCCTCCGGAAAAACATCATCCGGCCTTGTTTCTGTAACTCTGATTGATAAAAACGGCAAGACACGTAACCGCGAATTGGTTTCTTACACCATGAAGGACGGCACAACCGACAAGACTGTTCTAATGTTTAAAACACCGCGCGACGTGGCTGGCATCAGCTACCTCACCTATGACTACCCCGACAAAGCCGACGGCTCCACAGTCGATAGCGACAGCTGGATTTATATCCCAGCCATGAAAAAGGTACGCCGCGTTTCTGGCTCCAACAAGGACGACGATTTCCAGGGAACCGACTTCACGTACGACGATCTCGGCACCCGCAGCCTATCCAAGGACAACTTCGCCCTCCTTGGCGAAGAAAAAGTGAACGGCATCGACTGCTGGATTTTGGAAGCCAAGGCCAAAGACCCGAAGGCTAAAGTCAGCCGCCGAGTCACATGGGTGAACAAGAAGACCTTCGTCGTCCAGAAAGGCGAATACTTCGACAAGCAGAACCGCTTGCAAAAAACGCTTACCGCAGACGATATCAAACAGGTGAACGGCTACTGGACCACACTCAAGCAGACAATGACTAACGTCCAGACAAACCACAAGACCATCTACGAAGTCAAGAACCTCAAATACGACGAAAAGGTCAACGAGAGCTACTTCACAGTAAGCGCTCTTGAACGTGAACAGATTAAGTAG